In Candidatus Electrothrix scaldis, the genomic window CCATCTCCAGAAAAACACTGGGCCCCTGGTGGGCGTGGTCATGGGCTCAGATTCCGATCTTCCTATTATGCGGGCAGCCACGGATTTCCTGGATTCCTTGGGAATCAAGAATGAGATCAGAATCTCTTCAGCCCACCGGACCCCAGAGCAGGCTGCGGAATATGCCCGGACTGCTGCGCAGCGCGGTTTGAAGATTATTATTGCTGGCGCCGGAATGGCGGCCCATTTGGCAGGGGTTCTGGCGGCACATACTACCCTGCCGGTTATCGGGGTGCCCATTGACGCTTCTTCCTTGAACGGACTGGATGCCCTGTTGTCCACCGTGCAGATGCCTCCGGGAATCCCGGTGGGCACGATGGGAATTGGTAAGGCCGGAGCCAAGAATGCTGCGGTTTTTGCAGCCCGTATCCTTGCAACCTGTAATCCTGAGCTGACAGCGGCTCTTGAACAGCATAGTAAGGATATGGCTGCTCAGGTTGAAGCGAAAAATAAAGCCCTTGCCGAGGGGGAATAACTCGGTCCTTCGGTGCTCTGTTCTGCTTCAGATCCAGCCGCCCTTGACGAGGCAGCCCGCCTGCTTCGCCAAGGTGGCCTGATCGCCTTTCCCACAGAGACCTATTACGGTCTCGGCGTTGATCCCTTTAATGCCCAGGCCCTCCAACGCTTATTTGCCGTAAAGCAGCGCCAGACGGACAAGGCTATTCTGGTTCTGGTTGCTGATCAGGCCCAGGTGATCGATTTGGTTGCTGAGGTGCCTGCGGTTCTGCAGCAACTCATGCATCATTTCTGGCCAGGTCCGTTAACCTTGGTTTTTCCTGGTAGGGCGTCGTTGCCCACCCTTCTCACCGGCGGAACCGGTAATATTGGTATTCGCCAGTCGTCCCATCCCTTTGCTGCTCGTTTACTTTCCACCTTCGGTGGACCAATTACCGCCACCAGTGCTAATCGATCTGGTGCGCCTCCTGCAACAACAGCTGCTGAAGTGCAGGAGAGCTTCGGCTCTGAGATTGATTTTATCCTGGACGGCGGCACGACCCCCGGTGGCGCTGGCTCTACTTTGGTGAGCTGCGACCAGCAGCAACAACTTCATTGCCTTCGGGAGGGGGCAGTGCCGTTCGGGGAGATTTTTGAGAGTGCGGGTAGTCGTAACTGTTTCAGTTGCGGAGCATAGTTGTTGACAAAGCCGCTCTGACCTGTTATTTGGTGCTTTTGTCCCTCCCCCTTTTCTTCTTGCCAAACTAACGGAACATTATGAAACGAAATGTTTTTCTGCTGCTGTTCATTCTGGTCACGGGTTTTGTCCGAACATCA contains:
- a CDS encoding L-threonylcarbamoyladenylate synthase codes for the protein MLCSASDPAALDEAARLLRQGGLIAFPTETYYGLGVDPFNAQALQRLFAVKQRQTDKAILVLVADQAQVIDLVAEVPAVLQQLMHHFWPGPLTLVFPGRASLPTLLTGGTGNIGIRQSSHPFAARLLSTFGGPITATSANRSGAPPATTAAEVQESFGSEIDFILDGGTTPGGAGSTLVSCDQQQQLHCLREGAVPFGEIFESAGSRNCFSCGA